A single window of Pseudarthrobacter defluvii DNA harbors:
- a CDS encoding Tex family protein has product MTQLPAASPVSAPARASGDDAVYAQIATELGVKAWQVKAAVGLLDGGSTVPFIARYRKEATGTLDDTQLRDLEERLRYLRELEDRRRAVLDAIEAQGQLSPELRKSILAADTKSRLEDIYLPFKSKRRTKAQVAREAGLEPLADTLLKRPDLDPEREAAKYFSQEHAIGDAAAALAGARAILVERVAQDPDLAAKLRDRMWTQGRMVSRVKKGKEAEGQKFADYFAFAQAPERMPSHRVLALFRGEKDGILELDLAEADPADDAALTAARARYESAVARFLGAADRGRPADAWLMQTAQVAWRSRVLAHLTSDLRARLFAAAEDEAVRVFAANLRDVLLAAPAGNRATLGLDPGLRTGVKVAVVDGTGKVVATDTVYPHAPARKWDDALATLVRLARQHAVELVAIGNGTASRETDKLAAELIKQLPEVDRKPQKLVVSEAGASVYSASALAAAELPGMDVSLRGAVSIARRLQDPLAELVKIDPKSIGVGQYQHDVTASKLDRSLDAVVEDCVNAVGVDVNTASPALLSRVAGVGPLLSENIVAYRNEHGPFNKRADLKKVPRLGAKAFEQCAGFLRITGGAEPLDASSVHPEAYSVARKILVAAGSAPASSLDPQKFVDETFGLPTVKDILAELDKPGRDPRPAFTTATFSEGVEKISDLVPGMVLEGTVTNVAAFGAFVDVGVHQDGLIHVSALANRFVSDPREVVKPGQVVRVKVLEADPERKRISLTLRLDDEPAGGGAGTGRRAGQPSGGQISAGQPSGGQPGGGQVGQGSRGGAGGQKGDRTGRPDRQQQGNASPRTGGVGNRSTPKPQPVNTAMAEALRKAGLGK; this is encoded by the coding sequence GTGACCCAACTGCCTGCAGCTTCCCCTGTTTCCGCTCCCGCCCGCGCGTCAGGGGATGACGCGGTTTATGCCCAGATCGCTACTGAGCTGGGGGTCAAGGCATGGCAGGTGAAGGCGGCGGTTGGCCTGCTCGACGGCGGCTCGACAGTTCCGTTCATCGCCCGGTACCGCAAGGAAGCCACTGGGACGCTGGATGACACTCAACTGCGAGACCTCGAAGAGCGGCTCCGCTACCTCCGCGAACTCGAGGACCGCCGCCGTGCAGTCCTTGATGCCATCGAGGCGCAGGGCCAGCTGAGTCCGGAACTGCGCAAGTCGATCCTGGCTGCTGATACCAAGTCGAGGCTTGAGGACATCTACCTGCCGTTCAAGTCCAAGCGCCGCACCAAAGCCCAGGTGGCGCGGGAGGCCGGGTTGGAGCCCCTCGCGGACACGCTGCTGAAACGGCCGGACCTGGATCCGGAACGTGAGGCCGCAAAGTACTTCAGCCAAGAGCATGCCATCGGTGACGCCGCTGCAGCGCTCGCGGGTGCCCGTGCCATTCTGGTGGAGCGCGTGGCCCAGGACCCCGACCTTGCCGCAAAGCTGCGGGACCGAATGTGGACGCAGGGCCGGATGGTGTCGCGGGTCAAGAAGGGCAAGGAGGCCGAAGGCCAGAAGTTCGCGGACTACTTCGCGTTCGCCCAGGCGCCGGAACGGATGCCGTCGCACCGGGTGCTGGCACTATTCCGTGGAGAGAAGGACGGCATCCTTGAGCTGGACCTCGCCGAAGCAGATCCCGCGGACGACGCCGCCCTCACCGCTGCCCGCGCCCGGTACGAGTCCGCGGTGGCCAGGTTCCTCGGAGCCGCCGACCGCGGCCGTCCCGCCGACGCGTGGCTGATGCAGACCGCCCAGGTCGCATGGCGCTCCCGCGTACTGGCCCACCTCACCTCTGACCTCCGCGCAAGGTTGTTCGCGGCAGCGGAAGACGAAGCGGTCCGGGTGTTCGCTGCCAACCTTCGTGACGTGCTGCTTGCCGCCCCGGCTGGAAACCGCGCCACTTTGGGGCTCGATCCTGGACTGCGGACCGGTGTGAAAGTTGCCGTAGTGGACGGCACCGGCAAGGTGGTGGCCACCGACACTGTCTACCCGCACGCTCCGGCACGGAAGTGGGATGACGCCTTGGCCACCCTGGTGCGTTTGGCGCGGCAACACGCCGTCGAACTCGTGGCCATCGGCAACGGGACGGCGTCACGCGAGACGGACAAACTGGCCGCGGAACTGATCAAGCAGCTGCCGGAGGTGGACCGGAAACCGCAGAAACTCGTGGTGTCCGAGGCCGGCGCCTCCGTTTACTCTGCATCTGCGCTCGCCGCCGCCGAACTTCCCGGCATGGACGTCTCGCTGCGCGGCGCCGTTTCCATTGCCCGCCGCCTGCAGGATCCGCTCGCTGAACTCGTCAAGATCGACCCCAAGTCCATCGGCGTGGGCCAATACCAGCATGACGTCACGGCATCGAAGCTCGACCGGAGCCTTGACGCGGTGGTGGAGGACTGCGTGAACGCCGTCGGCGTCGACGTAAATACGGCCTCACCCGCGCTGCTGAGCCGGGTTGCCGGGGTCGGGCCCCTGTTGAGCGAGAATATCGTGGCCTACCGGAATGAACATGGGCCCTTCAACAAACGGGCGGACCTCAAGAAAGTCCCGCGGCTGGGCGCCAAGGCGTTCGAACAATGCGCGGGCTTCCTCAGGATCACCGGGGGAGCGGAGCCGCTCGATGCGTCAAGCGTGCACCCGGAGGCATACAGCGTAGCGCGGAAGATCCTTGTGGCTGCAGGATCGGCCCCGGCGTCGTCGCTGGACCCGCAAAAGTTCGTTGACGAGACCTTCGGCTTGCCCACGGTAAAGGACATCCTTGCGGAGCTGGATAAACCGGGGCGCGATCCACGTCCCGCCTTTACCACTGCCACCTTCTCGGAGGGGGTTGAAAAGATCTCGGACCTGGTGCCGGGCATGGTTCTGGAAGGAACCGTGACCAACGTTGCTGCGTTCGGGGCGTTCGTGGATGTGGGGGTTCACCAGGACGGGTTGATCCATGTTTCCGCCCTGGCCAACCGCTTTGTGTCCGACCCGCGCGAGGTGGTGAAACCCGGCCAGGTGGTGCGCGTGAAGGTTCTCGAGGCTGACCCGGAGCGGAAACGAATTTCACTGACGTTGAGGCTCGACGACGAACCCGCCGGCGGCGGCGCAGGTACCGGGCGGCGTGCGGGACAGCCCAGCGGGGGACAGATTAGTGCGGGCCAGCCCAGTGGGGGACAGCCCGGTGGGGGACAGGTTGGGCAGGGCAGCCGCGGAGGTGCTGGCGGCCAAAAGGGCGACCGCACGGGACGCCCGGACCGGCAACAGCAAGGCAACGCCTCCCCTCGGACGGGCGGCGTTGGTAACCGTTCGACGCCAAAACCCCAGCCCGTGAATACCGCCATGGCCGAGGCGCTGCGCAAGGCCGGGTTGGGCAAGTAG
- a CDS encoding alkene reductase has translation MLFSPLTLGELELPNRLVMAPLTRLRAGEKGIPGPLLAEHYRQRASLGLIVSEGTYPTPAGQAYPGQPGIVTPEQVAGWKKVTDAVHAEGGRMFAQIMHGGRVSHSDITGGLPIVGPSAVAIEGVVRTPAGKQPYPVPHALTTDELPLVIQEIVTASLNAIEAGFDGVELHSANGYLLHEFLAPNSNVRTDSYGGSPENRARFVIETVNAVVAALGANRVGLRISPEHNVQGIAETDAADVRATYEVLVDSIAPLNLAYLSILHHEPTGELVQDLRARFGGTFLVNTGFGVITTRDEAVNLVAEGHADAVVVGRPAIANPDLARRWKESLPLNEPDPSTFYAEGAIGYTDYPAYQG, from the coding sequence ATGCTGTTTTCCCCACTCACCCTCGGCGAACTTGAACTTCCCAACCGCCTGGTGATGGCACCCCTTACCCGTCTCCGCGCGGGTGAAAAGGGCATCCCGGGTCCGCTCCTCGCCGAGCACTACCGTCAGCGCGCGTCGCTGGGCCTCATCGTGAGTGAAGGCACCTACCCCACCCCTGCAGGGCAGGCCTACCCCGGCCAGCCCGGGATCGTCACGCCGGAACAGGTCGCCGGGTGGAAGAAGGTTACCGACGCCGTCCACGCTGAGGGCGGTCGCATGTTCGCCCAGATCATGCATGGCGGCCGGGTTTCCCATTCCGACATCACCGGTGGCCTGCCCATCGTGGGCCCCAGTGCTGTAGCCATCGAAGGCGTTGTCCGGACGCCAGCCGGCAAGCAGCCGTACCCGGTGCCGCACGCGCTGACCACCGACGAGCTCCCCCTGGTTATCCAGGAAATCGTCACTGCCTCGCTGAACGCCATCGAAGCAGGATTTGACGGCGTGGAACTGCACTCCGCGAACGGATACCTCCTGCACGAATTCCTGGCACCGAACTCCAACGTCCGCACGGACAGCTATGGGGGATCCCCGGAGAACCGTGCCCGCTTTGTGATTGAGACCGTCAACGCCGTGGTGGCAGCCCTCGGCGCGAACCGCGTGGGCCTGCGTATTTCCCCCGAGCACAATGTCCAGGGCATCGCCGAGACGGACGCCGCTGATGTCCGCGCTACCTATGAGGTTCTCGTTGACAGCATCGCGCCGCTCAACCTGGCGTACCTGAGCATCCTGCACCACGAACCCACCGGTGAGCTTGTCCAGGACCTCCGCGCTCGCTTCGGCGGCACCTTCCTGGTTAACACCGGTTTCGGCGTCATCACCACCCGGGACGAAGCCGTGAACCTGGTAGCCGAGGGCCACGCCGACGCCGTAGTTGTGGGCCGGCCCGCCATCGCCAACCCAGATCTTGCCCGCCGCTGGAAGGAAAGCCTTCCGCTCAACGAGCCCGATCCGTCCACGTTCTACGCAGAGGGCGCCATCGGTTACACGGACTACCCGGCGTACCAGGGCTAA
- a CDS encoding PKD domain-containing protein, producing MEQQFDITMFGQKVHVVATPVQYTWNYGDGTIFGPQPSMGGPLPQDRWGEKTRTSHAYPSTGDFQVVLTTSFQGMYSVNSGPPLPIPGQGQFSAPPQGISVWRSLTRNYADDCNANSQGQGCPGAGAR from the coding sequence GTGGAACAGCAGTTCGACATCACCATGTTCGGCCAGAAGGTCCATGTGGTGGCAACGCCTGTGCAGTACACGTGGAACTACGGTGACGGCACCATCTTCGGACCTCAACCGTCGATGGGAGGCCCTTTGCCCCAAGACCGTTGGGGGGAGAAGACCCGGACCAGCCACGCATATCCATCCACGGGGGATTTTCAGGTGGTTCTAACAACGTCCTTCCAAGGAATGTACTCGGTGAACTCAGGCCCGCCGTTGCCAATTCCCGGCCAGGGCCAGTTCAGTGCGCCGCCCCAAGGGATCAGCGTGTGGCGCTCGCTCACCCGCAACTACGCGGACGACTGCAACGCCAATTCGCAGGGCCAGGGTTGCCCGGGTGCTGGAGCCCGCTAA
- a CDS encoding DUF6318 family protein, translating into MTTQNFLSSRNFIRSRTIRSGGVRSTGAALVVGLALALSGCNPGGSPGPGGTSSPVAAETPTSSATATPTPTPSAVYKPADASGPAQNVPVPVLPEVAKTETKEGLEAFTRYWYSALSYAYETGDISALESASDSACASCKKVKHEVTDWHASGRWLEGGRVTVDAVDSNFVQSQPSTYQAIAQVQQEAIAYHLPDGSVKGRVAALPTTPDIVVAAYIGKVWKAQTVEHMVK; encoded by the coding sequence ATGACAACGCAGAACTTCCTTTCGTCCCGCAACTTCATCAGGTCCCGGACCATTCGGTCCGGCGGCGTGCGCTCCACCGGGGCAGCGCTGGTTGTTGGTCTTGCCTTGGCTCTCTCCGGCTGCAACCCCGGGGGCTCGCCTGGCCCGGGCGGCACTTCTTCTCCGGTGGCAGCCGAAACCCCTACTTCCAGCGCCACCGCCACTCCCACTCCCACACCGAGTGCCGTCTACAAACCGGCTGACGCATCCGGCCCCGCCCAAAACGTCCCCGTTCCTGTGCTTCCGGAGGTGGCGAAGACGGAGACGAAGGAGGGGCTCGAGGCGTTTACGCGGTACTGGTACTCGGCGCTGAGTTACGCATACGAGACAGGGGACATTTCTGCGCTTGAGTCAGCCTCGGATTCAGCGTGCGCAAGCTGCAAGAAGGTGAAGCATGAGGTTACCGACTGGCATGCAAGTGGCCGATGGCTGGAGGGTGGGCGTGTCACTGTAGATGCCGTCGACAGCAACTTCGTTCAGTCTCAACCATCCACTTACCAAGCTATCGCGCAGGTCCAGCAGGAGGCTATTGCCTATCACTTACCGGATGGAAGCGTGAAGGGTCGCGTTGCCGCGCTCCCGACGACCCCGGACATTGTCGTGGCGGCATACATCGGTAAGGTTTGGAAGGCTCAAACGGTCGAGCACATGGTCAAGTAA
- a CDS encoding pyridoxamine 5'-phosphate oxidase family protein — protein sequence MMFEHADGNPVLELDDEQSWRLLAATQHGRLVVSVAGEPDIFPVNYVTSNRKVYLRTAPGNKLAQLTINSKVLFETDGILSQEAWSVILRGTARVLSNSAELAAIEELGLKTWVPTLKDFYVEIEPKSVSGRHFVFGEQPEREI from the coding sequence ATGATGTTTGAACACGCGGACGGCAATCCCGTCCTGGAACTCGATGATGAGCAGTCGTGGCGGCTTCTGGCGGCGACCCAGCACGGCCGGCTGGTGGTCTCCGTCGCCGGAGAACCGGACATCTTTCCTGTGAACTATGTGACCTCGAACCGGAAGGTCTATCTGCGCACCGCTCCCGGGAACAAGCTCGCGCAGCTGACCATCAACTCCAAGGTGCTGTTCGAAACCGACGGCATCCTGTCGCAGGAGGCGTGGTCCGTGATTCTCCGCGGGACGGCACGGGTCCTCAGCAACTCGGCTGAGCTTGCGGCGATCGAGGAACTTGGACTGAAGACCTGGGTTCCCACCCTGAAGGACTTTTACGTGGAGATCGAGCCGAAATCCGTCAGCGGCCGCCACTTCGTGTTCGGCGAACAGCCGGAACGGGAGATCTAG
- a CDS encoding very short patch repair endonuclease — MPDTSSADTSTADKLTPEQRSWNMSRIRGKNTKPELLVRRILHAKGYRYRLHGTSGGSKLPGNPDLVFAGRHKVIFVNGCFWHFHDCRVGLHAPKANAEFWAAKRARTRERDAGQRRQLEDAGWEVLTVWECELKNRSALESQLVHFLEAGA; from the coding sequence ATGCCGGATACTTCCAGCGCGGACACGTCGACTGCGGACAAGCTCACCCCTGAGCAGCGCAGCTGGAACATGTCCCGGATCCGCGGCAAGAACACCAAGCCCGAACTGCTGGTGCGCCGGATCCTGCACGCCAAGGGCTACCGATACCGGCTGCACGGCACATCCGGCGGCAGTAAGCTGCCAGGCAACCCGGACCTGGTGTTCGCCGGACGGCACAAGGTGATCTTCGTGAACGGCTGCTTCTGGCATTTCCACGACTGCAGGGTGGGTTTGCACGCGCCGAAAGCCAACGCCGAGTTCTGGGCTGCGAAGCGTGCCCGGACCCGCGAGCGCGACGCCGGCCAACGCCGCCAACTGGAAGACGCCGGCTGGGAGGTGTTGACCGTCTGGGAGTGCGAACTGAAGAATCGTTCAGCCCTGGAGTCCCAGTTGGTGCATTTCCTCGAAGCCGGCGCCTGA
- a CDS encoding glycosyl hydrolase: MALSIVQPAGAATSPQITLTPASGPAGSAVTVTGTGFKASTTGTVILGSTTFAFQTTSTGAFSTGITIPATSTGNLTITAKTSSIKASATFVVEAAPAPAPAPAPQPPAISTAALRFGVATPGGPLAGTELDDVANLAGEIPSVVMSYTDFRQAPPVSELDAVRLRGATPLVTWEPWAWGGGADQPAYALARITAGDFDAYITQWGQSLATCGKPVMLRFAHEMNGNWYPWAEGVNGNQAGEYVAAWRHVHDVVAATGASNVQWVWSPNVPYWGSTDLAGLYPGAGYTDIVALDGYNWGTSQTWSSWVSPVDLFAPGISQLRTLAPGKPVLIAETASSELGGSKAAWNTDLVSYLAAQPDVMGFVWFHMQKETDWRINSSDSSVSAFKSALLARRS, from the coding sequence CTGGCTTTGTCCATCGTCCAGCCCGCCGGCGCAGCCACTTCACCGCAAATCACGCTCACGCCGGCTTCCGGTCCGGCCGGTTCGGCCGTCACTGTTACCGGCACCGGGTTCAAGGCCTCCACCACAGGTACCGTGATTCTGGGTTCCACAACTTTCGCGTTCCAGACCACCTCAACGGGTGCCTTCAGTACCGGCATCACCATTCCGGCCACGTCCACCGGGAACCTGACCATCACCGCGAAGACCTCGTCCATCAAGGCCTCGGCCACGTTCGTGGTTGAAGCAGCCCCCGCTCCTGCTCCTGCACCCGCGCCGCAACCGCCCGCGATCAGTACGGCGGCCTTGCGCTTTGGGGTGGCAACCCCGGGCGGACCCCTGGCCGGCACTGAGTTGGACGACGTGGCCAACCTTGCAGGGGAAATCCCTTCCGTGGTGATGAGCTACACGGATTTCCGTCAGGCCCCGCCTGTTTCCGAGTTGGATGCAGTCCGCTTGCGAGGAGCCACACCTCTGGTCACCTGGGAGCCCTGGGCATGGGGAGGCGGGGCAGACCAGCCCGCCTACGCCCTGGCCCGGATCACCGCAGGGGACTTCGACGCCTACATCACTCAGTGGGGCCAGTCCCTTGCTACCTGTGGCAAGCCGGTCATGCTGCGCTTTGCCCATGAAATGAACGGCAACTGGTATCCGTGGGCTGAAGGCGTCAACGGCAACCAGGCGGGAGAATACGTGGCCGCCTGGCGGCATGTGCACGATGTTGTTGCCGCGACGGGCGCCAGCAACGTCCAATGGGTCTGGTCGCCGAACGTGCCCTACTGGGGCTCGACTGACCTGGCCGGTCTGTACCCCGGCGCCGGCTACACGGACATTGTGGCCTTGGACGGCTATAACTGGGGCACCTCGCAAACCTGGAGCAGCTGGGTTTCACCGGTGGATCTCTTTGCCCCCGGCATTTCCCAGCTTCGCACCCTGGCGCCCGGCAAGCCCGTCCTGATCGCCGAGACCGCGTCCAGTGAGCTGGGCGGTTCGAAAGCCGCCTGGAACACGGACCTGGTGTCCTACCTGGCGGCCCAGCCTGACGTGATGGGCTTTGTCTGGTTCCACATGCAGAAGGAGACTGACTGGCGGATCAACAGCAGTGACTCGTCGGTTTCGGCGTTCAAGTCCGCCCTGTTGGCCCGGAGAAGTTAG
- a CDS encoding Hpt domain-containing protein, translating into MSTSDDAPRPLVDQSVLDRLRDELEEEEGYSRVFVGNFIEYLPQRLGKLRLALTTGDLEGSMDAVLSLKTSSQMVGAERLAGLALELENEIRAEARHADMAVVLPRLAATYLRPITQCSRQTMHRLQAQCCPGAKR; encoded by the coding sequence ATGAGCACGTCAGATGATGCCCCCAGGCCGCTGGTGGACCAGTCGGTCCTGGACCGGCTGCGGGATGAACTCGAAGAGGAAGAAGGCTACAGCCGGGTCTTCGTCGGGAATTTCATCGAGTACCTCCCCCAACGGCTGGGCAAGCTGCGGCTGGCCCTGACCACCGGCGACCTGGAGGGCTCCATGGACGCGGTCCTGAGCCTGAAAACATCAAGCCAAATGGTGGGCGCCGAACGCCTGGCCGGTCTGGCCCTGGAACTGGAGAACGAAATCCGGGCTGAGGCCCGCCACGCCGACATGGCCGTGGTGTTGCCCAGGCTCGCCGCCACGTACCTGCGGCCCATCACCCAGTGCAGCAGGCAAACCATGCACCGGCTGCAGGCTCAGTGCTGCCCCGGCGCCAAACGGTAA
- a CDS encoding response regulator transcription factor yields the protein MSEARVGLVIEDDHDIRELVRTVLTQAGFDVTVASGGAEGVLMAKSLNPDVITLDLGLPDIDGFEVSRQIREFSDAYIVMLTARAEELDTLIGLESGADDYLTKPFRPRELRARVAAMMRRPRSVPDPGEVAVDASPDGAAHPERGNFSHNGLELSYASRTVSVDGKEMNLTRTEFELLYALLEAGRTVRTKSDLVRRLRDEDYDVGSYISEADERSVEVHMGNLRKKLGDSPQQPRWLQTVRGVGYRLAPGQH from the coding sequence ATGAGTGAGGCACGTGTGGGTCTGGTCATCGAGGATGACCATGACATTCGGGAACTGGTTCGCACTGTGCTGACCCAGGCTGGATTTGACGTCACTGTCGCCAGCGGCGGCGCCGAGGGCGTCCTGATGGCCAAGAGCCTGAATCCTGATGTGATTACCCTGGACCTGGGTTTGCCGGACATCGACGGCTTTGAGGTTTCCCGGCAGATCCGCGAGTTTTCGGACGCTTATATCGTCATGCTGACGGCGCGTGCCGAGGAACTGGACACCCTTATTGGGCTGGAATCCGGTGCGGATGACTACCTCACCAAGCCTTTCCGTCCGCGGGAACTGCGGGCGCGGGTTGCCGCCATGATGCGCCGGCCGCGGTCCGTTCCCGACCCCGGCGAGGTTGCGGTTGATGCTTCCCCGGACGGCGCTGCACACCCGGAGCGTGGGAATTTCAGCCACAACGGCCTGGAGCTCAGCTACGCCTCACGGACTGTCAGCGTAGACGGCAAGGAGATGAACCTGACCCGCACGGAGTTCGAACTGCTGTACGCGCTCCTGGAGGCGGGCCGGACTGTCCGGACAAAGTCCGACCTGGTGCGGCGGCTCCGCGACGAGGATTACGACGTCGGCAGCTACATCAGCGAGGCCGACGAGCGTTCCGTGGAGGTCCACATGGGGAACCTGCGCAAGAAGCTGGGTGACTCGCCGCAGCAGCCGCGGTGGCTGCAGACCGTCCGCGGGGTTGGTTACCGTTTGGCGCCGGGGCAGCACTGA
- a CDS encoding sensor histidine kinase, with translation MSNPTAWSTGALRFFKRPFHEYRLTDRVAMSQMPLFVTTILTALLMWAFFPVTMNNPLFVTFLVSQLAIMALCYAIPWERLPYTSFLAIPVLDFVSIAAGREGGQESLTGISLLAVFPVIWLCASGYYPRTALWLSFLGPLAIIWVPLLVKGDYTPQDFARSLLLPVMMLGIGVSVSVLTLSMMRQQKQLEEKDEQLQANLRSSKRQESLLNTILDTVHLGVLAVDADGHDILMNRKQRANHELARPRNIADPNESQLLVYGADRKTLIPVQERPVRRAVLGETFTDYLVWLGEGQDQRALVTTARAMKDSDGNFTGSVIVFSDVTDLVNALTAKDDFVSSVSHEFRTPLTSILGYVEILLADEPDDPQRDMLEIIRRNSERLLTLVSDLLSSRDGQLIVTPHPVDVAELVRSSVSSAMPRAAAAGVELQADAPERLEAYVDSARIAQVLDNLVSNAIKYSPNGGKVVVSVAQEDGHMACSVTDTGMGMTPEDASEVFAKFFRTSSVRRTAIPGVGLGLPISKAIVEAHGGTIGVESTLGEGTTFTFRVPV, from the coding sequence ATGAGCAACCCCACGGCCTGGTCCACGGGAGCGCTGCGGTTTTTCAAACGGCCCTTTCATGAATACCGGCTGACCGACCGGGTGGCGATGAGCCAGATGCCGTTGTTCGTGACCACTATCCTGACCGCCCTGCTGATGTGGGCGTTCTTCCCGGTGACCATGAACAACCCCCTGTTCGTCACGTTCCTCGTCTCGCAGCTGGCCATCATGGCGCTTTGCTACGCCATTCCTTGGGAACGGTTGCCCTACACCAGCTTCCTGGCCATCCCGGTGCTGGACTTCGTCTCCATCGCCGCTGGCAGGGAAGGCGGCCAGGAAAGCCTCACGGGCATCAGCCTGCTGGCGGTTTTCCCGGTCATCTGGCTCTGCGCCTCCGGGTACTACCCGCGGACGGCCCTGTGGCTGTCCTTCCTGGGACCGCTGGCCATAATTTGGGTGCCGCTGCTCGTGAAAGGCGACTACACCCCTCAGGACTTTGCCCGCTCCCTGCTGTTGCCCGTCATGATGCTGGGCATCGGAGTGTCGGTGAGTGTCCTGACCCTGAGCATGATGCGCCAACAGAAGCAGCTCGAGGAGAAGGACGAGCAACTGCAGGCCAACCTGCGCAGCAGCAAACGCCAGGAATCGCTGCTGAACACCATCCTTGACACCGTGCACCTCGGTGTCCTGGCCGTTGACGCCGATGGCCACGACATCCTCATGAACCGCAAGCAGCGCGCCAACCACGAGCTGGCACGGCCAAGGAACATTGCCGATCCCAACGAGTCGCAGCTGCTGGTCTACGGGGCGGACCGGAAGACGCTGATCCCCGTCCAGGAGCGTCCAGTACGCCGCGCAGTCCTGGGTGAGACCTTCACCGATTACCTGGTGTGGCTCGGTGAGGGGCAGGACCAGCGGGCACTGGTGACCACGGCTCGCGCCATGAAGGACTCGGACGGCAACTTCACCGGCTCGGTGATCGTTTTCAGTGACGTCACGGACCTGGTGAACGCGCTCACCGCCAAGGACGACTTCGTCTCAAGCGTCTCCCATGAATTCCGCACCCCGCTCACCTCCATCCTGGGTTACGTGGAAATCCTGCTCGCCGATGAACCGGATGATCCGCAGCGCGACATGTTGGAAATCATCCGCCGCAATTCCGAACGGCTCCTGACCCTCGTGTCGGACCTGTTGTCCAGCCGGGACGGCCAGCTGATCGTCACGCCCCACCCCGTGGATGTGGCCGAGCTCGTCCGCAGCAGCGTGTCCTCGGCGATGCCCCGGGCGGCCGCGGCGGGCGTCGAACTGCAGGCCGACGCCCCGGAACGGCTGGAAGCCTATGTGGACAGCGCCCGGATAGCGCAGGTCCTGGACAACCTGGTGTCCAACGCCATCAAGTACTCCCCGAACGGCGGCAAGGTGGTGGTGTCGGTGGCCCAGGAGGACGGGCACATGGCCTGCAGCGTCACGGACACCGGCATGGGCATGACCCCGGAGGACGCCTCCGAGGTGTTCGCCAAGTTCTTCCGCACCAGCAGCGTGCGGCGCACTGCCATTCCCGGCGTCGGGCTGGGGCTGCCCATCAGCAAGGCGATCGTCGAGGCGCACGGCGGCACCATCGGCGTGGAGAGCACCTTGGGCGAGGGAACAACGTTCACCTTCCGCGTGCCGGTATGA